Proteins encoded by one window of Pseudomonadota bacterium:
- a CDS encoding rubredoxin, whose protein sequence is MKSYECEVCGYVYDPSAGDPENGVDPGTDFKDLPASWTCPVCGAGKDQFTPVE, encoded by the coding sequence ATGAAGAGCTATGAATGTGAAGTGTGCGGATATGTTTATGATCCTTCGGCAGGCGACCCGGAAAACGGCGTTGATCCCGGCACTGATTTCAAAGACCTGCCCGCTTCCTGGACCTGTCCTGTCTGCGGGGCGGGCAAGGACCAGTTCACTCCAGTTGAATGA
- a CDS encoding integron integrase: protein MQENESQKKVMGHGKTKKKLLEYVREVMQFKHYSKRTVDVYVGWIQKYILFHNKRHPLEMGTKEVEQFLSSLAKEENVSPSTQKQALNALAFLHRQVLKQDFDSKEIHAAEALKKRKLPLVLNKKAIKHIIVCMSGKNQLMAKLLYGGGLRLMECVTLRVRDLDFAQKKIHVRDENGEVLRSTFLPEPMSQQLMEHLEKIRVKHTKDLENKSGTVPIPEAIFKQNPEKEKDWDWKFVFPAEKISVDPSTGNNQRLHVHESSLQKAIRKASQKAGVQKMVSPQTFRHSFAIHLLMEGTDLRTIKELLGHKDLSTTLVYAHILKEQGVGSPQSPLDF from the coding sequence ATGCAAGAAAATGAATCGCAAAAAAAAGTAATGGGCCATGGAAAAACCAAGAAAAAACTTCTTGAATATGTTCGAGAGGTTATGCAATTCAAGCATTATAGCAAGAGAACTGTAGATGTCTATGTCGGCTGGATACAAAAATATATTCTATTTCATAATAAGCGGCACCCCCTGGAGATGGGAACCAAAGAGGTTGAGCAATTTCTTTCTTCCTTGGCAAAAGAAGAAAATGTTTCTCCGTCCACACAAAAGCAGGCGCTTAATGCGCTGGCTTTTCTCCACAGACAGGTACTCAAACAGGATTTTGACTCCAAGGAAATACATGCCGCTGAAGCCTTGAAAAAAAGAAAATTGCCATTGGTGCTCAATAAAAAAGCAATTAAACACATAATTGTATGTATGAGCGGCAAAAACCAGCTCATGGCCAAACTCCTCTACGGCGGTGGACTCAGGCTTATGGAATGTGTAACTCTCCGGGTAAGAGATCTTGATTTTGCGCAGAAAAAAATTCATGTCCGAGATGAAAACGGCGAAGTCCTCCGGTCAACTTTTTTACCGGAACCGATGAGTCAACAGCTTATGGAACATCTTGAAAAAATAAGGGTAAAGCACACCAAAGATTTGGAAAATAAGAGCGGGACTGTTCCGATACCTGAAGCTATATTCAAGCAAAATCCTGAAAAGGAGAAGGATTGGGATTGGAAGTTTGTCTTTCCTGCTGAAAAAATAAGTGTTGATCCGTCGACTGGAAACAATCAGCGACTGCACGTACACGAGTCTTCCCTCCAAAAGGCAATCCGCAAGGCTTCCCAAAAAGCGGGAGTACAAAAAATGGTTTCGCCTCAGACCTTTCGGCACAGCTTTGCTATCCACCTGCTGATGGAGGGGACGGATTTACGGACAATCAAGGAATTACTCGGACACAAGGATTTATCAACGACATTGGTATATGCCCATATCCTTAAAGAGCAGGGAGTGGGGTCGCCGCAGAGTCCCCTTGATTTCTGA
- a CDS encoding rhodanese-like domain-containing protein, whose protein sequence is MSQATVTQKNSRRPALLFFLLVICFSSPVLAGVVVTPEMLAGSASIIKELSPAEAKELIDTRADLVVIDVRNLKELSHGVIPGSLLLSLPDIARKNYDLPKKTPILVICTLGGRSDAASRYLAKDGFPEIFYIKGGIAAWKKAGYPVMY, encoded by the coding sequence ATGTCTCAAGCGACGGTTACTCAAAAAAACAGCAGACGACCTGCTTTACTCTTTTTCCTGCTCGTCATTTGTTTTTCTTCGCCGGTCCTGGCGGGAGTCGTGGTGACGCCGGAAATGCTGGCGGGATCAGCCAGTATTATTAAGGAGCTTTCCCCGGCGGAAGCAAAGGAACTTATTGACACGCGAGCGGATTTGGTTGTAATTGATGTGCGAAACTTGAAGGAACTCTCGCATGGTGTTATTCCCGGATCGCTTCTCTTGTCTCTTCCGGATATTGCCAGGAAAAATTATGATTTGCCAAAGAAAACCCCGATTCTTGTTATCTGCACCCTTGGAGGGCGTAGTGATGCCGCCTCTCGATATCTTGCAAAAGATGGGTTTCCGGAAATTTTTTATATAAAAGGCGGGATTGCCGCCTGGAAAAAGGCTGGCTATCCTGTCATGTATTAA
- the hpt gene encoding hypoxanthine phosphoribosyltransferase: MEIEKTLVVAAKDIRKRTRALGREITRDYAKKELLVIGILNGAFIFAADLVREINLPLEIDFVRVSSYGTQTVSSGELKFSKGVELAVSGKDVLLVEDIVDTGLTIKRLRQYLAAFSPKSIKICALIDKKERRETEVSIDYIGFEVSQGFLVGYGLDCAEKYRNYPDIYHLRINTIE, encoded by the coding sequence ATGGAAATCGAAAAAACACTGGTTGTAGCTGCAAAAGATATTCGGAAAAGAACCAGGGCGCTCGGGCGTGAAATCACCAGAGATTACGCGAAGAAAGAGCTCCTGGTTATCGGAATCCTAAATGGTGCTTTTATATTTGCGGCGGATTTGGTTCGAGAGATAAACTTGCCCCTTGAGATAGATTTTGTAAGAGTATCCAGCTATGGAACGCAGACCGTTTCATCGGGAGAGCTGAAATTCAGCAAAGGCGTTGAACTTGCAGTCAGCGGCAAAGACGTTCTTCTGGTTGAAGACATTGTTGACACCGGTCTTACGATTAAAAGGTTGAGGCAATACCTTGCCGCATTTTCCCCCAAGTCCATAAAAATCTGCGCTCTGATCGACAAAAAGGAAAGAAGGGAAACAGAAGTTTCAATTGATTATATCGGGTTTGAGGTGTCGCAGGGCTTTCTGGTGGGGTATGGCCTGGACTGCGCTGAGAAATACAGGAATTATCCGGATATTTATCATCTTCGGATTAATACAATTGAGTAA
- the bioA gene encoding adenosylmethionine--8-amino-7-oxononanoate transaminase, producing the protein MNLQEKDRKYLWHPYTQMKDYAHRDLLIIDRAQGLMLYDEKGREYFDTISSWWCILHGHNHPDIKAAILSQLDRLEQVLLAGTSHEPAILLAEQLVQCTPEPLTKVFFSDNGSTACEVAVKMSIQYWRQSGQPKRHKIVAIERGYHGDTIGTMSLGGVPEFHEAFGSMMFESHRIPSPYCYRCPMGNEKDSCDLECLVPLQELLENEGETIAAFILEPLIQAAGGMIVYPGRYLARAVEIVRKFGAHIIFDEVATGFGRTGRMFAMDHQGVVPDFLCLSKGLTAGALPMAATLVTEEVYQGFYADYSENKTFFHGHTFTGNPLSASAALGSLKVFSREKPFSTMQRTVPHLKQRMQRFLDLPWVGDFRHLGMIAAIELVKDKQTKKPFDPVDRVGWKIYLKGLEKGLLLRPLGNIIYLWLPLSTTISEIDEITERTWQVLSNPENISGFWKKPGRGIPTEKRK; encoded by the coding sequence ATGAACCTCCAGGAAAAAGACAGAAAATATCTCTGGCATCCGTATACCCAGATGAAAGACTATGCTCATCGAGACCTGCTGATAATTGACCGGGCGCAAGGCCTCATGCTGTATGATGAAAAGGGTAGGGAGTATTTTGATACCATTTCGTCCTGGTGGTGTATTCTCCATGGCCATAATCATCCTGATATTAAGGCTGCTATCCTGTCGCAACTTGACAGACTGGAACAGGTCCTCCTTGCCGGCACATCCCATGAACCGGCAATCCTGCTGGCAGAGCAACTTGTACAATGCACTCCGGAACCGCTCACCAAGGTGTTTTTTTCGGATAACGGCTCAACGGCATGTGAAGTTGCGGTAAAAATGTCAATTCAATACTGGCGCCAGTCCGGACAGCCGAAGCGTCATAAAATCGTTGCTATAGAGCGGGGGTACCACGGCGATACAATCGGCACCATGAGTCTTGGCGGAGTGCCGGAGTTTCATGAGGCGTTTGGCTCGATGATGTTCGAATCCCACAGAATACCTTCCCCTTACTGTTATCGCTGTCCCATGGGAAATGAAAAGGATTCCTGCGATCTCGAATGCCTGGTTCCGCTTCAGGAACTCCTGGAAAATGAAGGAGAAACAATTGCCGCCTTTATCCTTGAACCGCTTATTCAGGCAGCGGGCGGCATGATAGTATATCCTGGGCGTTATCTTGCCCGGGCGGTTGAAATTGTCCGAAAATTCGGCGCGCATATTATTTTTGATGAAGTGGCCACCGGTTTCGGCAGGACTGGCCGGATGTTTGCCATGGATCATCAGGGAGTTGTTCCGGATTTTCTCTGTTTGTCCAAAGGCCTGACCGCAGGCGCCCTGCCTATGGCTGCGACCCTTGTAACCGAAGAGGTGTATCAGGGGTTTTACGCCGACTACTCGGAGAATAAAACTTTTTTTCACGGGCACACCTTTACCGGAAACCCGTTATCCGCTTCAGCGGCACTGGGATCGCTTAAAGTTTTTTCCAGGGAAAAACCATTTTCAACAATGCAACGGACCGTGCCGCATTTAAAACAAAGGATGCAGCGATTTCTCGATCTGCCGTGGGTCGGCGATTTTCGCCACCTGGGGATGATTGCCGCAATCGAGCTTGTTAAAGATAAACAAACAAAAAAGCCATTTGATCCGGTTGACAGGGTAGGATGGAAGATTTATTTGAAGGGCCTTGAAAAAGGGCTACTTTTGCGGCCGCTTGGCAACATTATCTACCTCTGGCTGCCTCTATCAACAACAATTTCCGAAATTGACGAGATCACAGAGCGCACCTGGCAGGTTTTATCCAATCCTGAAAATATTTCGGGTTTCTGGAAAAAGCCGGGACGTGGTATACCGACAGAGAAAAGGAAATGA